The Sporosarcina ureae genomic sequence TATATCTTGATACTCATCTTTTGCAATAGGTTTCACTAAAAACCGGTCACGCAACTGCCGGTAGGGCTGTTCTCCGATTTTACTGAATAAAAATGTAGACAAAAGCGGATCGTTGAAGAAAGAAGATGCATCGAGCGGCGGTAATAGCTCGTATAGGAAAGACCGCTTATCTATTTCTTGTTTTTTCTTATACGTACGTAATAATCCAATAGCTTCCAATGAAATCCTCGCTTCAAAAATGGATTGAAGTGGGAAAGAAGACATATTCATCAAATAATAGTGGGTATGTTCTTGCGGTTCCTTGCTTTCCGCATCTGTCCAAAGAGTCATAAACAGACTGATCGCCTCGGGACCGATAAGTGGCTGATAAAATAGCGTTAGCATCTGCCGATCATACGCAGAAAAAGGATGTGCTAACTTTACTTCGAAGGAATCGACAGGCTGCAACTCGGTATAAAGCATTTAAACAATCGCCTCCCCTTCTAGATCAACAACTTACTCTTGTTCATCTTTCCTGTTTTGCAATTGTTGCAACTCGTCTATAAAGATGGTGATGTCTTTGTAGTGGCGGTAGACAGACGCAAATCGTACATATGCCACTTCATCCACATCCACTAATCGTTCCATCACCATTTCTCCTACTTGTTCGGAATCTATTTCGACATTTCCTGAGCTTCTTAGTTCTTTTTCGATAGAAGCCACGATATCTTTTAATTGTTCGATCGGTACCGCACGTTTTTCACAAGCACGAATTAATCCTCTCAGCAACTTTTCACTGCTGAATTCTTCTCGCGTCTTATCTTTCTTTACGACAACTAACGGAGAATGCTCTACTTTTTCAAAAGTCGTGAAACGAAAACTACATTTTTCGCATTCACGTCTTCGTCGAATGGAGCGGTTTTCTTCCGCAGGCCGTGAATCTATTACACGTGTACCGTTGTAGTGACAAGCTGGACATAACATAGTTAGTTCCTCCGCATTTCATTAGTACTTTTCATTATAACAGAAACTATCCATACAACAACAAACGGACACAGAAAAGCACTTCATCCCATAAGATGAAGTGCCAATTCGTTCATTAAGAAGTTACTTTGTCCGTTAATGCAGAAGCGACTTTTTTCGCCAATTGCACAACACGTGCTGAATAACCCCATTCATTATCATACCAAGCAAGCACTTTGATTTTACGATCGCCCATGACGATAGTAGAAAGGCCGTCAAGTGTTGCGGATTCTGTTGTCGTATTGAAATCGATCGATACAAGAGGCTCTGTAGTAAAGCGAAGAATGCCTTTCATCGGGCCTTCTGCTGCTTTGCGGAACGCGTTGTTCACTTCTTCAACCGTTACATCTTTTTCTACGTCCACTACCAAGTCCACAAGGGATACATTCGGTGTCGGAATACGCAATGCCAAACCATGAATCTTTCCTTCAAGCTCAGGGAGTACAAGAGACAAAGCTTTTGCAGCACCTGTTGAAGTAGGAATGATGGACTCTCCGCAAGAACGCGCGCGACGCAAATCTTTATGGGGATTGTCCAGGTTCTTCTGATCATTCGTATATGCATGGACAGTTGTCATTAAGCCATTTACAATACCGAATTCATCATTCAATACTTTTGCAACTGGCGCTAAACAATTTGTTGTACAACTAGCATTAGAAATTACACTTTGTTTAGTAACGTCTAATTTGTCGTCATTCACTCCGATCACAACGGTTACGTCTTCATTTTTACCTGGTGCTGTTAAAATTACTTTCTTTGCACCGGATTCCAAATGAAGTGCTGCTTTGTCACGTGAGTTGAATACACCTGTTGATTCTATAACGATATCTACACCAAGTTCTTTCCAAGGTAATTTCGAAGGGTCACGCTCAGAAATTAACTGTACACGTTTGCCGTCGATAATGATCGCGTTTTCTTCCGCTACGATTTCACCATCGAAAACTCCGTGTGTGGAGTCATATTTCAAGAGATGTGCAATCGTTTCAGCTGGATATGTCGCATTGACAGCAACTAGATTCACATCATCTTCTTTAATAATCTGGCGGAATACCATCCGTCCAATACGGCCGAGTCCGTTAATTGCAATTTTTGTAGTCATTAAAGGGATCCTCCTGCATGTATGTTATACTTTATATCTTTAATCGTTCATTAGTATAACACATTTTATCATTATGCCAACACTATTACACAATAAATTTACAAATTAATTCCCTCTATCATTTATCTCGGCACAGCTTGCCAGTTTTCAAGGATTGCATCCAACTGCTTTTCGGTTTCTTCCAATGTATCGTTGTTATAAATAACCGCGTCAGCGCCTTGTTCTTTAATATTCATATCTAACTGGGACGCGATTCTGGCAGCCGCTTCTTGTTCTGTCCATTCATTGCGAGCCATCAGTCTCTGCTTTTGAATTTGCTTCGTGACCGACACGACGACGATCTTCTCCACATACTCCTGAAGTTTACTTTCAAAAAGTAATGGGATGTCCATAATGACGGTTTGATAGCCTTGTGTAACGTAGTCTTCTCTCTGACTGATCATTCGTCCTCTAATTGCAGGATGCATCAATTCATTTAACTGTCGCCGTTTCACTTCATCGCCAAAAATAATGGCGCCAAGCTGTTCGCGATTTAGTGTACCATCTTCACGTACTACTTCTTCACCGAATGTCTGTTGGATTTTATCAAGTAATGGGCTGCCTGGCTCAACAACTTCCCTCGCGATTACATCCGCATCGACAATAGGGTAACCTTTTTCACGCAACATGTTGGCTACCGTACTTTTCCCGCTTGCAATACTTCCCGTCAATCCGATAATCATGTGCACCACTCCTTATTTTTGGCATGCTGGACAATAGACAGATGTTCTGCCTGCAATCTGCTTACTTTTAGTCGGTGTATCGCATGCTACACATGTTTTTTTACCGTACATATGCAGTCGATCCTGCATCGTTCCCGCGTTGCCGTTCACTGAACGATAATCAGATATTGTACTGCCCCCTGCGTCGATACTTTCTTGCAAAACACGTACAATCTCTTCAAACAATAAAATTTTACGCTTCTTGCTAATTCGTTCTGCTGTACGACCCGGATGGATTTTCATATGAAACAGTGCTTCTGTAGCGTAAATATTGCCGCATCCTGAAATGACTTTCCCATCCATGATCACTTCTTTGATAGGTTTTCTTTTATACTTCGGAGTTTCTGCCATCGATAAAAAATGGTCTAGCGCTTCATCGGAAAAAGGTTCGGGTGCCATTTCTAATAAAGGGGGAAAATCTTCTTCCGCCTGTAGTAGACGCATTTCGCCGAATCTTCGTATATCCGAGTAGACGAGTAATCCGC encodes the following:
- the nrdR gene encoding transcriptional regulator NrdR, which produces MLCPACHYNGTRVIDSRPAEENRSIRRRRECEKCSFRFTTFEKVEHSPLVVVKKDKTREEFSSEKLLRGLIRACEKRAVPIEQLKDIVASIEKELRSSGNVEIDSEQVGEMVMERLVDVDEVAYVRFASVYRHYKDITIFIDELQQLQNRKDEQE
- a CDS encoding glyceraldehyde-3-phosphate dehydrogenase, with amino-acid sequence MTTKIAINGLGRIGRMVFRQIIKEDDVNLVAVNATYPAETIAHLLKYDSTHGVFDGEIVAEENAIIIDGKRVQLISERDPSKLPWKELGVDIVIESTGVFNSRDKAALHLESGAKKVILTAPGKNEDVTVVIGVNDDKLDVTKQSVISNASCTTNCLAPVAKVLNDEFGIVNGLMTTVHAYTNDQKNLDNPHKDLRRARSCGESIIPTSTGAAKALSLVLPELEGKIHGLALRIPTPNVSLVDLVVDVEKDVTVEEVNNAFRKAAEGPMKGILRFTTEPLVSIDFNTTTESATLDGLSTIVMGDRKIKVLAWYDNEWGYSARVVQLAKKVASALTDKVTS
- the coaE gene encoding dephospho-CoA kinase (Dephospho-CoA kinase (CoaE) performs the final step in coenzyme A biosynthesis.), translated to MIIGLTGSIASGKSTVANMLREKGYPIVDADVIAREVVEPGSPLLDKIQQTFGEEVVREDGTLNREQLGAIIFGDEVKRRQLNELMHPAIRGRMISQREDYVTQGYQTVIMDIPLLFESKLQEYVEKIVVVSVTKQIQKQRLMARNEWTEQEAAARIASQLDMNIKEQGADAVIYNNDTLEETEKQLDAILENWQAVPR
- the mutM gene encoding bifunctional DNA-formamidopyrimidine glycosylase/DNA-(apurinic or apyrimidinic site) lyase; translation: MPELPEVEGVVRDLAPLVEGRTVKRLSVSDTVVISKTAGKETIIKGKSVDDFLHGMEHMQIEKIVRRSKYIYFHLLKGNEPYLLVSHLGMTGAWFVVNSPDEITEEKFRKHAHVFLEMEDGGLLVYSDIRRFGEMRLLQAEEDFPPLLEMAPEPFSDEALDHFLSMAETPKYKRKPIKEVIMDGKVISGCGNIYATEALFHMKIHPGRTAERISKKRKILLFEEIVRVLQESIDAGGSTISDYRSVNGNAGTMQDRLHMYGKKTCVACDTPTKSKQIAGRTSVYCPACQK